From the Paludisphaera mucosa genome, one window contains:
- a CDS encoding TetR/AcrR family transcriptional regulator translates to MSTTTRKQKEIRQREGYLLDVARKMLMEHGFSGLSMDRLAEATEYSKGTIYQHFSTKEDLVAALAVQSIEHRRELFERARKFDGRARERMFAIGVADELFGRLHPQYYKAEMVIRLANLQDRADVQRRKLLRDRDRECAGWVREIIEDAAHDGDLVLRTPWTAESLAKATFAIAVGTHLGLVNAEPLFEGGECPMDHACCMKRESVNMMLDGFGWRPLYTEWDYAATRIRVMETIFPDEWRIINGDQ, encoded by the coding sequence ATGAGCACGACCACGCGTAAGCAGAAGGAGATCCGTCAGCGCGAGGGCTACCTGCTGGACGTCGCCCGGAAGATGCTGATGGAGCACGGCTTCTCGGGGCTGAGCATGGACCGCCTGGCGGAGGCCACGGAATACTCCAAGGGGACGATCTACCAGCATTTCTCGACGAAGGAGGATCTGGTCGCGGCCCTGGCGGTCCAGAGCATCGAGCACCGTCGGGAGCTGTTCGAGCGCGCCCGCAAGTTCGACGGCCGGGCGCGCGAGCGCATGTTCGCGATCGGCGTGGCCGACGAGCTGTTCGGCCGCCTGCATCCCCAGTATTACAAGGCCGAGATGGTGATCCGGCTCGCGAACCTCCAGGATCGCGCCGACGTCCAGAGGCGGAAGCTGCTCCGCGACCGCGACCGCGAGTGCGCGGGCTGGGTCCGCGAGATCATCGAGGACGCGGCGCATGACGGCGACCTCGTCCTGCGAACCCCCTGGACGGCCGAGAGCCTCGCCAAGGCGACCTTCGCGATCGCGGTCGGCACGCACCTGGGCCTGGTCAACGCCGAGCCCCTTTTCGAGGGCGGCGAGTGCCCCATGGACCACGCCTGCTGCATGAAGCGGGAGAGCGTCAACATGATGCTCGACGGCTTCGGCTGGCGCCCCCTCTACACGGAATGGGACTACGCCGCGACCCGGATCCGGGTCATGGAGACGATCTTCCCCGACGAGTGGCGGATCATCAACGGCGACCAGTAG
- a CDS encoding MFS transporter: MKDDRPETRPGSENLEPERTPSRPLPDFDGGVPGRPAAMEVLRDGNFLRFLIGVFLVQLGAQMQNIAVGWEIYERTHSALALGMVGLAQVAPVLLLAIPSGHLSDRYDRKRLFLASNVLMFLAAAGLSAASAFGWPVGSIYAFLFLTGVGQALNRPARWAIQPTLVPRRLMLSAVTWNSSFWQTAAITGPALGGLVIALAHSATACYALNTAFLACVIGLNAMLKVRPTARDSGPVTIRTLLAGLRFVMKTEMLVAAMTLDLLAVLLGGATALLPIFARDILHVGPAGLGWLRAAPSIGSLSMAFLQTQRAPLQRTGPVLLGAVAGFGVATIVFGLSRNVYVSFAALLLTGAFDNISVVVRQTLTQMLTPDAMRGRVSAINSIFIASSNELGEFESGILARFTGAVGAVVLGGLGALLTVIAVAALWPALRRLGPLNDLKPADPETLP; encoded by the coding sequence GTGAAAGACGACCGCCCCGAAACCCGACCCGGCTCCGAGAATCTCGAGCCCGAACGCACCCCCTCCCGTCCCCTTCCCGACTTCGACGGGGGCGTGCCCGGCCGCCCGGCGGCGATGGAGGTCCTCCGCGACGGCAACTTCCTCCGCTTCCTGATCGGCGTCTTCCTGGTCCAGCTCGGCGCGCAGATGCAGAACATCGCGGTCGGCTGGGAGATCTACGAACGCACTCATTCGGCCCTGGCGCTCGGCATGGTCGGTCTGGCCCAGGTCGCCCCGGTGCTGCTCCTGGCCATCCCCTCGGGTCATCTTTCCGACCGCTATGACCGCAAGCGGCTGTTCCTGGCGTCCAACGTCCTGATGTTCCTGGCGGCGGCGGGGCTGTCGGCGGCCTCCGCCTTCGGATGGCCGGTGGGGTCGATCTACGCCTTCCTCTTCCTGACGGGAGTCGGTCAGGCCCTCAACCGCCCCGCCCGATGGGCCATCCAGCCGACGCTGGTGCCGCGAAGGCTGATGCTCTCGGCCGTCACCTGGAATTCCAGCTTCTGGCAGACGGCCGCGATCACGGGCCCGGCTCTGGGCGGGCTGGTCATCGCGCTCGCCCACTCGGCGACGGCGTGCTACGCCCTGAACACGGCCTTCCTCGCGTGCGTGATCGGCCTGAACGCCATGCTGAAGGTCCGGCCGACGGCCCGCGACTCGGGCCCGGTGACGATCCGCACCCTGCTGGCGGGCCTCCGTTTCGTGATGAAGACCGAGATGCTCGTGGCCGCGATGACCCTGGACCTGCTCGCCGTCCTGCTCGGCGGCGCGACGGCCCTGCTGCCGATCTTCGCCCGCGACATCCTCCACGTCGGCCCGGCCGGCCTCGGGTGGCTGCGAGCCGCACCTTCGATCGGCTCGCTGTCGATGGCCTTCCTCCAGACCCAACGGGCGCCCTTGCAGAGGACGGGTCCGGTGCTCCTGGGGGCGGTCGCCGGGTTCGGCGTCGCGACGATCGTGTTCGGGCTGTCGCGGAACGTCTACGTGTCGTTCGCCGCCCTGCTGCTGACCGGGGCCTTCGACAACATCAGCGTGGTCGTCCGCCAGACGCTCACCCAAATGCTCACGCCGGACGCGATGCGCGGTCGGGTGTCGGCGATCAACTCGATCTTCATCGCCTCGTCGAACGAGCTGGGCGAGTTCGAATCGGGGATCCTGGCGCGATTCACGGGGGCCGTCGGAGCGGTCGTCCTGGGCGGATTGGGGGCCCTCCTGACGGTGATCGCCGTCGCCGCCCTCTGGCCGGCGCTCCGCCGGCTTGGTCCGCTGAACGACCTGAAACCGGCCGATCCGGAAACCCTACCCTGA
- the efp gene encoding elongation factor P translates to MMIKATDVRRGMVITMEGVNFVVVDFAHHTPGNLRAMVQTKLRNMNSGALIDKRLRSVDQIEVPYVETKEYEYLYSAGDEHVFMDTETYDQLHFSPEIIGTAMSFLLPNSRVMVKYINDKPVSIEIPDSVELSVADTPPALAGATATNQYKEATMETGLKVQVPPFIKPGEKIRIDTRTSEYLERVK, encoded by the coding sequence ATGATGATCAAAGCGACCGACGTCCGCCGCGGCATGGTGATCACGATGGAAGGCGTGAACTTCGTCGTGGTCGACTTCGCCCACCACACCCCGGGCAACCTCCGGGCCATGGTCCAGACCAAGCTCCGCAACATGAACTCCGGGGCGCTGATCGACAAGCGTCTTCGTTCCGTCGACCAGATCGAGGTCCCGTACGTCGAGACGAAGGAGTACGAGTACCTGTACTCCGCCGGCGACGAGCACGTCTTCATGGACACCGAGACCTACGACCAGCTCCATTTCTCGCCCGAGATCATCGGCACGGCGATGTCCTTCCTCCTGCCCAACAGCCGGGTGATGGTGAAGTACATCAACGACAAGCCGGTCTCGATCGAGATCCCCGACTCGGTCGAGCTGAGCGTCGCCGACACCCCCCCGGCGCTCGCGGGCGCCACGGCGACGAACCAGTACAAGGAAGCGACCATGGAGACCGGCCTGAAGGTGCAGGTCCCCCCCTTCATCAAGCCCGGCGAGAAGATCCGGATCGACACCCGCACCAGCGAGTATCTGGAACGCGTGAAATGA
- a CDS encoding M20 family metallopeptidase, which produces MDESTRLLADLVAIPSVNPMGRPVSGPEYFEGRIGAYLEDWFRDAGIPVIRQSVASGRTNLLARYEAPGRAARTLLFDVHQDTVPVEGMTIPPFEPRVEGGRLWGRGSCDVKAGMAAMLLAFRRLCFERPAGSASVVLACTVDEEYTHLGSDKLAETQKGIDLAIVAEPTKLDIVPWHKGSVRWVVRTKGVACHSSTPERGVNAIYRMARIVDALAEHAAELSRSTPHPRLGPPSLSVGRIDGGRSVNVVPDACEIEIDRRVIPGESPDQAVEQARAFVASRVEMEGVEFEVPWGRMPALETPLGPWLEPLTRAVQAATGRTPELIGVPYGTDAGPLGQVGMPAIVFGPGDIAQAHTRDEWVELDQVALAVEAYYRIACALG; this is translated from the coding sequence GTGGATGAATCGACCCGCCTCCTCGCCGACCTGGTCGCCATCCCCAGCGTCAACCCGATGGGGAGGCCGGTCAGCGGCCCGGAGTACTTCGAAGGCCGCATCGGCGCATACCTCGAGGACTGGTTCCGGGACGCCGGGATCCCGGTCATCCGGCAATCCGTCGCCTCGGGGAGAACCAATCTCCTGGCGCGTTACGAGGCGCCCGGTCGGGCCGCACGCACCTTGCTCTTCGACGTCCACCAGGACACCGTCCCCGTCGAGGGCATGACGATCCCGCCTTTCGAACCGCGTGTCGAGGGCGGGCGGCTGTGGGGCCGAGGTTCGTGCGACGTGAAGGCGGGGATGGCGGCCATGCTGCTGGCCTTCCGCCGGCTCTGCTTCGAGCGCCCGGCGGGCTCGGCGTCGGTCGTGCTGGCCTGCACGGTCGACGAGGAATACACGCACCTGGGATCGGACAAGCTGGCCGAGACCCAGAAGGGGATCGATCTCGCGATCGTCGCCGAGCCGACGAAGCTCGACATCGTGCCGTGGCACAAGGGCTCGGTGCGCTGGGTCGTCCGGACCAAGGGCGTCGCCTGCCACAGCTCGACGCCGGAGCGCGGGGTGAATGCGATCTATCGGATGGCGAGGATCGTCGACGCCCTGGCCGAGCACGCCGCCGAGCTGTCGCGATCGACCCCCCACCCGCGGCTTGGCCCGCCGAGCCTCTCCGTCGGTCGGATCGACGGCGGGCGGAGCGTGAACGTCGTCCCCGACGCCTGCGAGATCGAGATCGACCGCCGCGTCATCCCGGGCGAGTCCCCCGACCAGGCGGTGGAGCAGGCGCGGGCCTTCGTCGCCTCTCGGGTCGAGATGGAAGGAGTCGAGTTCGAGGTCCCCTGGGGCCGCATGCCGGCGCTCGAGACGCCGCTCGGCCCCTGGCTGGAGCCACTGACGAGGGCCGTCCAGGCCGCGACCGGCCGGACGCCCGAGCTGATCGGAGTGCCCTACGGGACCGATGCGGGGCCGCTGGGGCAGGTGGGGATGCCCGCGATCGTCTTCGGGCCGGGCGACATCGCGCAGGCCCACACCCGGGACGAGTGGGTCGAGTTGGATCAGGTCGCCCTGGCCGTCGAGGCGTATTACCGGATCGCCTGCGCTCTGGGCTGA
- a CDS encoding M28 family metallopeptidase: protein MHDASIRPPKLASRVVSIARLVPVATIATLLGLSAGEACASEPERTNLERWVRQLASPELEGRRGEGARKAAGLIVEEFQRLKLEPLFQGQYVQEVPPAPPVEVLGRNVGAVLRGSDPSLAERCVVVSAHYDHLGVRQGVLYPGADDNASGVAMMLETARCLAGAIEKPKRSVVFLAFDQEESGLYGSRYFAAHSPFAVENIELFITADMIGRSLGGVCGDFFFVMGTEHVPALRPWLTEAAAGRPVRLGILGADLLVLNRSDYGPFRTRKIPFLFFSTGENPRYHAPSDTPETLDYPKLTEISRVIHGVTSRAADAPTLPRWNDRTDNPIEEALTIRDVLRTLDANREKLKINAAQGFVIANALRTLDGVAGRGKVTPAERSLLIQAARVVLMTTF from the coding sequence ATGCACGACGCGTCGATTCGCCCGCCCAAGCTCGCGTCAAGGGTCGTTTCGATCGCTCGGCTGGTCCCGGTCGCGACGATCGCGACCCTCCTCGGCCTCTCGGCGGGCGAGGCCTGCGCCTCGGAGCCCGAACGTACGAACCTGGAACGCTGGGTGAGGCAGCTCGCGTCCCCCGAGTTGGAGGGCCGACGCGGGGAAGGGGCCCGGAAGGCCGCAGGCCTCATCGTCGAGGAATTCCAACGCCTGAAGCTGGAGCCGCTCTTCCAAGGCCAGTACGTCCAGGAGGTCCCGCCGGCCCCTCCCGTGGAGGTCCTGGGCCGCAACGTAGGCGCTGTCTTGCGGGGCAGCGACCCCAGCCTCGCCGAGCGATGCGTCGTGGTCTCGGCGCACTACGACCACCTCGGCGTACGGCAGGGCGTCCTCTACCCGGGGGCCGACGATAACGCCTCGGGCGTCGCGATGATGCTCGAAACGGCCCGGTGTCTGGCGGGCGCGATCGAGAAGCCCAAACGCTCCGTCGTCTTCCTCGCCTTCGACCAGGAGGAGTCGGGCCTCTACGGCTCGCGCTACTTCGCCGCCCACTCGCCGTTCGCGGTCGAGAACATCGAGTTGTTCATCACGGCCGACATGATCGGCCGTTCGCTGGGCGGCGTCTGCGGCGACTTTTTCTTCGTGATGGGGACCGAACACGTCCCCGCGCTCCGTCCCTGGCTGACGGAGGCGGCGGCGGGGCGTCCTGTGCGGCTGGGAATCCTAGGAGCCGACTTGCTCGTCCTGAATCGCAGCGACTACGGGCCCTTCCGCACCCGGAAAATCCCCTTCCTGTTCTTCAGCACCGGCGAAAACCCCCGATACCACGCACCGAGCGATACGCCGGAGACCCTGGACTATCCCAAGCTGACCGAGATCAGCCGGGTCATCCACGGCGTCACGTCGCGGGCGGCCGACGCGCCGACGCTCCCGCGATGGAACGACCGGACCGACAACCCGATCGAGGAGGCGCTCACGATCCGCGACGTCCTGCGCACCCTCGACGCGAATCGCGAGAAGCTCAAAATCAACGCCGCGCAGGGGTTCGTGATCGCCAACGCCCTGCGGACTTTGGACGGGGTCGCCGGGCGTGGGAAGGTGACGCCCGCCGAACGATCGCTCCTGATCCAGGCGGCCCGGGTGGTCCTGATGACCACCTTCTGA